The sequence below is a genomic window from Shinella zoogloeoides.
ATCAGGAGGATGTTCGGCTCGGCGGCAAGCGCGCGGGCGACGCCGACGCGCTGCTGCTGACCACCCGAGAGCTCATGCGGATAACGCGGGCCGAAGGCGGCGGGATCGAGCTGGAAGAGCGTCAGCAATTCCTCGACCTTGGCGTCGATGCGGCTCTTTTCCCAGCCGAGCAGCGCCGGCACGGTAGCGATGTTCTCGGCGACCGTGCGATGCGGGAAGAGGCCGTGACCCTGGATGGCGTAACCGATACGGCGGCGCAGCTCGTAGCCGGGAATGGCGTCGTTGGGTTCGCCGTCGATCAGGATCTTTCCCGAGGTCGGCTCGACCAGCCGGTTGATCATGCGCATCAGCGTCGTCTTGCCGGAGCCGGACGTGCCGACGATGACGGTGATCGTGCGCGGCGCGATGCTCATCGAGACATCGTCGACGACGGTCGTATCGCCGTAGCGCTTGGTGATGCTGTCGATCTCGATCATGCGGCCCTGCCGGGTTTGGAATTGGAAAGTTCGGTCGCGGCATCGAGCACGATGGCCGCGGCGAAGGCGAGCGCCACGGTCGGCACCGCGCCGAGCAGCACGAGGTCCATGGCCGTCTGGCCGATGCCCTGGAAGACGAAGACACCGAAGCCGCCGCCGCCGATGAGCGCGGCGATGGTGGCAAGGCCGATGTTCTGCACGAGCACGATGCGGATGCCGGTGAGAATGACCGGGAAGGCGAGCGGCAGCTCGACGCCGAAGAGGCGCTGCCGGTCCGTCATGCCGATACCGCGCGCCGCATCGTTCGCATCCCGCGGCACGCCGGCAAGGCCGACGACGGTGTTGGCGACGACCGGCAACAGCGAATAGAGGAAGAGCGCGACGAAGGCGGGGGCCGCGCCGATGCCGCGGATGCCGATGGCGGACGCGCCCGGAACATTGAGCGCGATCCAGCCGAGCGGGGCGATGAGCAGGCCGAAGAGGGCGATCGACGGGATCGTCTGGATGATGTTCAGCACATTGAGCACGCCGGCGCGCAGCGCCTCCACGCGGTGGCAGAGAATGCCGAGCGGCAGGCCGACGAGCGTCGCGGCGGCAAGCGAGCCGAGCGCCAGCACCACATGGCGGCTCGCCTCCAGCCAGAAGGTCTCCGCGCGGCTGCCATATTCCTTGAGGATCGACAGCCCGTCCCATGCCCCGGACATCAGGAGCGCGGCGACAGCGGCGGCGACGGCGGCGAGCAGCGCGACACGGGCGAGCGGCGAGAGCTTCAGCCGGGCGAGCGCGTCGGCCGTCAGGAGCGCGAAGGCGAAGCTCGTAAGCCAGAAGCCGGAGGCCGGCGAGACGCGGGCATAGGTGTTTTCCGGCGGCGTCAGGTGGCCGGCGGAAAGGCCGATGAGAATGGCAAGCGCAAACAGCCCCACAAGTCCGAGCATCAGCCGGAACACGGTCGGCGTGCGCAGCACGATGAGGACGACGGCGACGGCGACGAAGGCGAGAAGCGCCGCACCGAGGCCGGCCGGCAGCGCATCGAGGACCGGCCGCGCCTCGCCGGGCACGATGCGGTTGGCGCGAAAATTGGCGAACGGCGCCAGGAAGGCGCCGTAGGCCAGCAATGCGGCGATCACCACGCCGAGCTT
It includes:
- a CDS encoding ABC transporter permease, which translates into the protein MTLRIDKLGVVIAALLAYGAFLAPFANFRANRIVPGEARPVLDALPAGLGAALLAFVAVAVVLIVLRTPTVFRLMLGLVGLFALAILIGLSAGHLTPPENTYARVSPASGFWLTSFAFALLTADALARLKLSPLARVALLAAVAAAVAALLMSGAWDGLSILKEYGSRAETFWLEASRHVVLALGSLAAATLVGLPLGILCHRVEALRAGVLNVLNIIQTIPSIALFGLLIAPLGWIALNVPGASAIGIRGIGAAPAFVALFLYSLLPVVANTVVGLAGVPRDANDAARGIGMTDRQRLFGVELPLAFPVILTGIRIVLVQNIGLATIAALIGGGGFGVFVFQGIGQTAMDLVLLGAVPTVALAFAAAIVLDAATELSNSKPGRAA
- a CDS encoding ABC transporter ATP-binding protein, whose product is MIEIDSITKRYGDTTVVDDVSMSIAPRTITVIVGTSGSGKTTLMRMINRLVEPTSGKILIDGEPNDAIPGYELRRRIGYAIQGHGLFPHRTVAENIATVPALLGWEKSRIDAKVEELLTLFQLDPAAFGPRYPHELSGGQQQRVGVARALAAEPNILLMDEPFGALDPVIRAKAQDDLLAIQKHFGTTIVLVTHDMEEAFHLADKIAVMDKGKIVQYAAPEEMLVNPATDFVETLIGAGERPFRLLSIGTAGDAAETGTAEGEPLAAGTSQREALSALLWSGREALPVVGADGVPLGRITLAGLARRAARPQ